CTCCCTTTTTTGCATAACCGCTTTCCACAAACGCCTGGCCCTGCTGCAGACGTTTGGAATCCAGATCGCAGACTGCGACCACGCGCGCCTGATCAAACGCCATGATCTCCGGCAAATCGTGTTCGCGGGAGATGCGCCCCACACCGATGGCGCCGATCTGAATGCGATTGCTCGGCGCCTGCGCGCCGAACACCGAAGCGGGCACAATAGACGGCGCAGCGAACGCCGCGGCGCCGGTCAACAGGCTGGTCTTGAAAAAC
This region of bacterium genomic DNA includes:
- a CDS encoding gfo/Idh/MocA family oxidoreductase, whose translation is MTGTNFSTEPSRRRFFKTSLLTGAAAFAAPSIVPASVFGAQAPSNRIQIGAIGVGRISREHDLPEIMAFDQARVVAVCDLDSKRLQQGQAFVESGYAKKG